The genomic segment AACCGATCGATAAGCGACGAACGTTGTTGCAGTAAATCCTTTGCTTCGCGGTAGAGTATTGTTCCCTCTTCTGTAATTTTCAGTTCCCGTGTCGAACGAATAAACAGCGGCGTGTCGAGTTCTTCTTCAAGCTGCTTAATATGCAGGCTGACTGTCGGCTGCGAAATATTCAGTTCTTCAGCTGCTATAGAAAAACTGAGGTTTTCGACTAGCTTTACAAATACTTCAAGGTGCTTAAATTCCATATTTCCTCCAACGGTGGCACAACGGTTTTATTTGCCGCGTGGAGCCTTTGCAGGATCAAGCGGTTTATTGTTAGAGTATACCATAAAATAAAGACGCGGCGTACCGGTGAGAGAGTCTGCAGCAAGGGTACCGAGTTTTTGACCGACGGTAATGTGCGCGCCCGCTTGCGGAAGTATCTGCGCTAATCCTCCATATACATAGACATGTTTTGTTTTGGATTGAATAAAGATAACCTGTCCGTATCCCCGGTGCGGACCAATTGAAATGACACGCCCCGAAGCGATAGCCTGTACGGGAGCATTCGCTGTCGAATCGATAACAACGCCGTAGAGCTTTCCTGACAGGTATGAAATATCGGATATAGGAACAGGCCAGAGAAGCTTTTTATCGATTGATTTTTTTACGTAAGAACGCGGATCCTCCCACGAAGCCGGAGATGTTTGCTGAGTTGTCGTCATATTGGCGGAAGCTATTGTATTCTTGGAAGCTGCGGCAACGGCAGTTTTTTCTCTTTCCGGTACAATCAATATTTTTCCGACTTTTAAGACGGCAGAATCGGAAAGACTGTTCGCTTTCCGCAATGCTTCGACGGTAACGGAGAATTTTTTTGCAATGCTGTAAAGCGTGTCGCCTTTTTGTATCGTGTATGTTTCGGGAATATAGATTTTTTGTCCAACCGTAATTTTTCCCGCATCGCTGATGTTATTCCGTTCTAGGAGGATAGCAACCGGCACCGAATATTTACGGCTTAACGCATAGAGCGTTTCGCCTTTCTCCAATATATGCAGGGTATCCGCTCCGGCGGATGAATAAACGGCAAGAGAAAAAATAAAAAAACAGACGGAATAACGATGCTTAGACATATTCGTCTATAAATATCGGCTTATTACATAAAAAACTCAATACTGTAGTTGAGGGCAACCGCATCAGACTGTTTTAAAATAACCCCGCAGAATAATGAAGGCCGTTCAACCAGAGTTGAACCACTTCGCGGTTCAAATGGTTGTCCAACCTCCATTATTCTGCGATTTTTATCCATTTGTCTGGTTCGGTTGCCCGTTCTCAAAAAAACTACACGAAATTTTAGAAAAATTTCGTGTAACAAGGAGGTAACCGATTGAAATATTATCAGTGCGGTTAGCCCGCACTAGACATTTAGAGGGTGTTTCATTATTATCGTAACGATTATTATTTTAAGTTATAGGAGTGTTGTATGGAAAATTTAATCGGAACAAAGATTATTGATTTTACTTTGCCTGCATACTGTAAGGGAAAGTTTACCACCGTATCGAGTCAGTCGTTGCTGGGAAATTGGGCTGTATTTATGTTTTATCCCGCAGACTTTACGTTTGTATGTCCGACCGAATTAGCCGATTTGGGCAAGCTGTATTCGGAATTTCAAGAAATCGGATGTAGGGTCTTTTCCGTCTCTACAGACAGCGAGTTTGTGCATAAGGCATGGGCTGATGCAAGTGCGACAATCAGTACTCTGCCTTATGAAATGATTGCCGATAAAGCGGGTGTTTTTGCCGCTTCGTTGGGCATCCTTGTACCTGAAACATGGGTTGCCCTCCGCGGTTCTTTTGTCGTTGACCCTGACGGTATCATTAAAGCATACGAGGTACACGATAACAGTATCGGCCGCGATGCATCCGAATTACTGCGCAAGGTTCAAGCCGCCCAGTTTACCGCAGCGCACGGAGATCAGGTATGCCCTGCCAAATGGCATCCCGGTGAAAATACACTGTATCCTTCTATCGACTTAGTTGGAAAAATCTAAAAACGGCTGCTTGCAAACCTCTAAAAACATCAAGCCTATCGGCTTGTTCTGTAAGGAAATGATTTATCATATCCGCTAAAGCGGATTGCGAATCAGGTTTTTAGAGGTTTTTTTATATATAACGGGTGGTGAGCATTCGCTTCTCCCGCATTGCACTACAATGCCGGTGAAGCGAATGCTGCCGCGGGACGCTACACCGGTACCGTACCCTTATTTTTCTTCAAAAAAGCCGTCTTCGTCCTGCTTATAATTACCCAGCGGTACGGGAATGAGTTCTCCGTCTTCTATGTATTCCCACTTGCCGTGATCATTCTTCTTAATTTTATCCGACTTACGCGCATACGGTCCTTTAATAATATGATTATTTTTATCGGTAAAACATACGAATCTGCTTGTATTATCCTCCTCATACCAATACCCTAGATGTCTAAAAGTATAGAGCCGATCGAATTCCTTATAAGCTTCTTCAGAACCGATATACATGCCTGCATAAAAATGTGCATACCTATCCCCTATAGTAAGCAGCTCACCAATCGTCGTGTAGTTATAACCGAATGTAAATTCTCCATTAATGTATAACTCAGATATCTTTTTTTTAGTTAAGCCCTTGGCAATTTTATCAAGCCCTTTTAGGTTATGCACAATTAGATTCTCTATGCGGCTTGGTAAACACGCAATTCCCTTTCGGGCTTCTATAACGACAGGATCATCACCCCAATCTGAAATAAAATCCTCTTGGTCGCTAAAATCGGGAATTTCAGCATCACGGATAATAAGATATCCGTAAAGAGCCCCCGCCTGATTTTTGGGAAGTACACCGGTAAAGCTGACTACACCTGCGGCATTGCTGCTTGCTCTTCTAAACGAAATTTCGGATAAGTCGGTGTCTTCACCTTCAAAATGTCCGCTAAACCATGCGCCTTCAAAGGTCAGGTCTTTTAAGTCATCAGCTGAAAGTTTTTTGCAGTTGAGGTTTTTTATGTTAAAACGTAAAGACATTCCCCCTCGGCACCTTTTACTAATTTGCAAAAGCTGTGGAACGGTTATTTCCGGATTTGGTCTGTAACCGCGCAGTATCATATAGCAGCGGATACTATTGTGCCCGGCAAATTTTATACTGTACTCTTCGCCGGGGGTGTTTTTTAATTCAAACCTCTCAATATTTTCATTTATCATTGTATCAAGACAGTTTAAAACACCTTGATCCCCATCCCTTTTGTTGACAACGAGCATATCACCGAACCTAACTTTGTTATTGAAAAATTCATACTTTTTTAACCAGCGGATCAGCTTTGTCAGTTGGCTAAAGGTAACCCATGTTTTTGTGCGCGGTATGACAGTACCGTTATATAGAGTGTAAGAGTCCGTAACAAAAGCTTCGAGTTCACGATGATCAAAACCGGAAAAAGTATCCGCTATAACGATGTTCCCTTTTATGTTTTCAAACTGAAAGGTTTTGAACGGGTTCATTGAACCGGACGAGTTATCAACAAAATTAATTTTCTCGGTAACTTCCGATAAGTCCGAGGCCTTAAAATATTGTACATTGCCGTCGGCGTCGGGGTCTTGGGTGTCATTGCTTGTTACCTGTACTTCCTTTGAAATATCAATATTGAGGTGTGTAAAATTTTTAAAAAAATCGTTTACTAAAGCAGGCGTTAAAGCATCAACGTGTACCGCAACATTTTCAGTGTTTAAGGTTGTATCGGGATAGAGATTCTTTAAAACTTTTAAGTCGGTATAGGTAATGCTTTCACCGTTTTTCATTTCAACGGTTATGCCGTCTTCCTTTACAAATACCGGTACGCCTGCTAAAAATTCCTTCCCCAAATCTGCTATTGCAATTTGTAACGGCTTGATTGCGACGGTCAGCTCCGCTATTTTGTCCCTTAAAACTGCCATTTTATTTTCAACTTCGCTCTGTTGCGGTTTGGAAGCAGTAACAGCCTTGTTAAGGTCTTCTGTCGCATTTTGCAAAGCGGTTACGGCAGCGGTTACCGCATTTTTAAGCGATGCGTCAATTGTTTTTCCCGATTTTTCTTCTGCAAATTTTATATTTGCTAATTCTAACTGAGTTTTTTCTATTTTTAAACGGGCAATATCAAGCTGCGTTTTTGCCTTTTCTATGGCGAGTGCTGTTTGATAGGTTTGATTATCTTTGAGCGCTGCATCAAATTCGGCGATTTTCTGTTTGAGATTGCCTATTGATGTCCGTATTTCTGCAGTGGCAGGATTAGTTTCTCTTACAATACTCTCAAGCTGCCATTTATACCGGGAAATTTCAGTCATGATATGTTGACACTGGTTCCTTACCTCATCAGTTAAACCTGACCAATACGTATTGAGCCTATATTCCGCTTCCAATATAATGATTTTTGCTTCTTCGATAAGAACTTTCCGTTTACTTTCGTCAAGCTCAGGATTGGTGTTATTAAGCTCTTTTCTGTCGTAATACACTTGTACTATCGTTGTACTGTTGCCATCTATTATGTGCTGAACTATGGGCAATTTTGCATTGAAATCTTCGTAGGTCTGAGCCTCTGCTTGAGTGTTTTCACCCGGCTTACCGTACTTGATTTCTTCCGCCACTTTGGTGTAGTCCGTACCTGTAATATTTTGCTGCCAGTGCTCTACTGTGTACTTAACGGTTCCTTCAGGTTTGGACTTAAAGTTTACCGTTACCGTTACCGCAGCCGTTACCTTTATTTTTGCGACGGCACTACTGTCTGTTCCGGTACCGGCTTCAAAACCGCCGGTTGAAAGTGTCCATCGGTCTACAACAAAATCTTCATCAGGCTTCGCAGTAAAGGTGATAAGCGTATCCTTTGCAACCATGCCATCGGTTGGTAGCGCAGGAACTGCCGTTACCGTGCCGTGGCCGCTTTTAGTAAGCGTTACCTTATACGCTTGCGATTTGACGCCCGGCTTGTTATTTTGGTTCCCTTGCGGACAACCTGCCATTACTACCGCGCTTATCAACAGCACAAGCGCACGAAGTAGTGAAGTGAATGTTCGTGTCATAGTAAAACTCCTTTATAATAATTGGTAATGTGTAATGTGTAATGTGTAATTGTGCGGTGCGAAATTTATTGCTGAATCTTGGGAATGGGGCATGTACTTTGCCGTTTGTCTTGTACGTGTATTGAAAAAAAGCGGATTGGATATCTCCACCTTGCTCTTGCCGGTGAGAAAAAATAGTGATGCTTATGAAAAGTAGGTGAAAAATCTCATCTAAATAAAGTTCACGCTGTGAGCTGTGAGCTGTGAGCTGTGAGCTGTGAGCTGTGAGCTGTGAGCTGTGAGGATTGTACCGTCTATTATGCGCGTGTCAAGTACCTTTTGAAAATATGCGGGTATCTGCGTTGTCGCATCGTCAAAACTATACATCCGTGTATAGTTTTGACTGTGAGTTTCGGCAGCAGCCGAAACATCACTTCTGATATAAACCAGCGGCATCCGTGCCGCTGCTGAAAATGCTCGACGTATAAGAACCGCCAAGGATGGCGGTTGTTCCACGCTGTAACAAGTTTGCTTGCAAACTTGCAGCCCAAAAATGGACACGGATGTCCGTTTTTGGGCGTGTCTCCGCTTTATTTCGACTAGGCTCCTAGCATCTACTCCGCCTATTTTCAAAAGGTTAACGAGAGGCGGTTGGTACTGCGGTAATGCTATGTTCCAGCTCAGCATAGAGATATTATAAGGGCAAATAACTGAAAACGCAAGGGACTTTTGAAAAAACACGAAGCATCTGCGTTGTCGCATTGTCAGCTTTGAAGCGAATGATCGGTGTTCATTATTCCATCATCAGCTTTATATTATCTATTACAGAATTTATTTCATCTTCTGAAGCTTTTTCTATAAAACTGCATTTTCTTTGAACATAATCCAAGTTTTTTATTTGATCACTCAAAATACAACCTTTTATTGAATGGTCATTTAAAACGACTTCAAATGGATAGCCTTTTACGTGACTTGTAATCGGGCAAAATAACGCCAATCCTGTTTTTTGGTTATATAATTTTTGAGAAACACACATTGCAGGGCTATGTCCCTGTTGTTCATGTCCTGCTTGCGGATTAAATTCTAACCAAACTAAATCTCCTTTTTCAGGAATAAAACCGGTAATTACCATTCTTCTTTTCCTACTGCTTCAAAAGTTTTTATTTCTGAATGGATATTTTCATCCGTAACAAGATTCATAATATCTTCAAGTGATTTTTTTTGAGGAAGAATGAGCATTTTCCCTTTTTCTGCAATTACTTCTACTTTGCTTCCATTTTTAACATTGTTATCTTTTGCCCAAAGTGACGGAATTCTAAGCCCGAGACTATTTCCCCATTTCTGAACTACTGCCTGCATAATACTTCTCCTATAAATGAAGTATATACAATGTATATTGTAATTTGTCAAGAGAAATGTAAAAAGACAAGATAGACTTAATTTTAAATGGTGTAGCTAAATCTAAGGAAAACCTCATTATCCGAAGGGCTTGAAAAAGAAAAAACCCTGTAGGCAAAAGGAGGAAAAAATCCTACAGGGCAACTGTAAAGGAGGTACATTGAATACTCTTTGATAGTACGTATCGCAATATACACCACTTAAACAGACAAAAAAAGAAAGGTTACATATTTACAAAAAATTATGAAAATATTAGGGTACGGTATGCAATTACTTTTTTCTTTTTCGAATACTATGAACAGGCTTAAAAATTTTCCCCGGATGCGTTTTTCACGCCTTCTCTTTTTAGGCGTTTTTTTTGTAATAGGAGGATTATCTCCGCTGTATGCCGAAATCTTCCGTTTCAACTTCAGGGACGGGGATACCTACCGAATCAATTCTACCGTTACCGAAGATGTATACTTGAACGGGCAATTTGCTCATCAGGCTTATATCACCAACCGTGTTACCGTGGAAGTGTCAGATGTTCAACCGGCATCAAACGGAAAGCCTTCCTCCGCGCTTCATACCTGTACTTTTATGACAAGCGAGCAAAACAGCAACAGGACATTCTCGTGGGGACGCGAATATCCGAGCGTATTCCGCCGAGATGAATTCGGTATTTACACCATCGGTGAGCAGTATTTTATGCCGGTAGTGCGGGATGTTCCGGTTTTCCCTCAGCATGATGTAAAGAAAGGTGAAAGCTGGCGGCACTCGGCAAGCGAAGCGCACGATCTGCGGGATAATTTCAATATTCAAAAGCCTTTTGTCGTTCCCATCGATGTTACGTACACATACAAAGGTCTTGCCGAGCATGAAGGAAAAACCTATCAGTTAATAGAAGTGAATTATGATCTTTATTATGATATTCCATTAAAAAATATCCAGAATAAAAGAAACGGAAGCGCAACATTGCCGATGCTGTACCCTGTCCGTACTATGGGCTATTCAAAACAACGCCTCTATTGGGATAGTAATGCAGGGATGCTTCCCTATTATGACGAAGTATTTACCATAATGATGGAGTTAAACACAGGGGCGGTAATAGAATACCGCGGCACTGCAAAGGCTGAAATTACGATGCTGCAGCGTATGAATAAGGAAAAAATAGCGGAAATACTCGATAAGCATATCCGGGATATGGGTATTTCGAATACAACCGTAGAAAAAAATGATGAAGGAATCACCATAAGCCTTGAAAATATTCAATTTGAACCCGATTCTGCACGTCTCCTTCCGTCCGAGAAAGAAAAGATTGAAAAAATCGGAAAATTGTTGAGCGCATATCCCGATTATGAGCTATTGGTTTCGGGACATACGGCGCTGGCGGGTACGGCTGAAGCAAGGCAGGTGCTGTCTGAGCAGCGGGCAGCGGCTGTTGCAAATTATCTGGTAGAACTTGGGGTGAGAGAACAACACCATGTTTTTACACGCGGGTTTGGTGCGGAAAAACCGATTGCTCCTAATACTACGGAAGCGAACCGAGCAAGGAACCGCCGTGTTGAAATCACCGTGCTGGAAAAATAGCCGATACTTTCCGCACTGTCCTGCCGTTTAGGATTGTAATATTTGATTGAGTAAGTCGCCTGCAAGCAGAATGCCGGCTGCGGCGGGTACCCATGAAACCGAGCTTGGCGGACGGCTGCGGACAGCGGGAACTTCCTTAGAATATAGTACCCGCAGTTTTTTTACTCCCCGCTTTTTTAGCAGTCCGCGCATGGTTTTACACAAGGGACAAACGGCAGTATCGTAAATGTCGGCAAATTGAAATAAATCCGCGTGGAGCTTATTTCCGCAGCCCATTGCCGCTACGATTGGGATGCCGCGGTTTTCCGCCTCTGCCGCCAGTGCAACTTTGAGTGAAATCGTATCAACCGCATCGACAATACAATCGATGTCGGATAAAAGAGGTAAAAAAGAAAGAGAGCCATCCGCATCAGGGAGAATGTGCTGCACGAGCTGATGAACCGTACACGCCGGGTTTATATCGGCGATTCGCGCGGCAGCCGCAGCGGTTTTGTGCTGGCCGATGGTGGATGTAAGTGCATAGAGCTGCCGGTTAATGTTTGAAGGGCTTACCGTATCGCCGTCGATTAAGTACAGTGTTCCGACACCGGCGCGTGCAAGGGCTTCAACCGTATACCCGCCAACACCGCCGATACCGAATACCGCAACCCGCAACTTACGAAACCGGTTAACACCTTCCGTCCCGATAAGCGCTTTGCTCCGGATAAA from the Treponema medium genome contains:
- a CDS encoding AbrB/MazE/SpoVT family DNA-binding domain-containing protein, with amino-acid sequence MQAVVQKWGNSLGLRIPSLWAKDNNVKNGSKVEVIAEKGKMLILPQKKSLEDIMNLVTDENIHSEIKTFEAVGKEEW
- a CDS encoding M23 family metallopeptidase — its product is MSKHRYSVCFFIFSLAVYSSAGADTLHILEKGETLYALSRKYSVPVAILLERNNISDAGKITVGQKIYIPETYTIQKGDTLYSIAKKFSVTVEALRKANSLSDSAVLKVGKILIVPEREKTAVAAASKNTIASANMTTTQQTSPASWEDPRSYVKKSIDKKLLWPVPISDISYLSGKLYGVVIDSTANAPVQAIASGRVISIGPHRGYGQVIFIQSKTKHVYVYGGLAQILPQAGAHITVGQKLGTLAADSLTGTPRLYFMVYSNNKPLDPAKAPRGK
- a CDS encoding tRNA threonylcarbamoyladenosine dehydratase, producing MQDEPDPLFIRSKALIGTEGVNRFRKLRVAVFGIGGVGGYTVEALARAGVGTLYLIDGDTVSPSNINRQLYALTSTIGQHKTAAAAARIADINPACTVHQLVQHILPDADGSLSFLPLLSDIDCIVDAVDTISLKVALAAEAENRGIPIVAAMGCGNKLHADLFQFADIYDTAVCPLCKTMRGLLKKRGVKKLRVLYSKEVPAVRSRPPSSVSWVPAAAGILLAGDLLNQILQS
- a CDS encoding OmpA family protein, with the protein product MKILGYGMQLLFSFSNTMNRLKNFPRMRFSRLLFLGVFFVIGGLSPLYAEIFRFNFRDGDTYRINSTVTEDVYLNGQFAHQAYITNRVTVEVSDVQPASNGKPSSALHTCTFMTSEQNSNRTFSWGREYPSVFRRDEFGIYTIGEQYFMPVVRDVPVFPQHDVKKGESWRHSASEAHDLRDNFNIQKPFVVPIDVTYTYKGLAEHEGKTYQLIEVNYDLYYDIPLKNIQNKRNGSATLPMLYPVRTMGYSKQRLYWDSNAGMLPYYDEVFTIMMELNTGAVIEYRGTAKAEITMLQRMNKEKIAEILDKHIRDMGISNTTVEKNDEGITISLENIQFEPDSARLLPSEKEKIEKIGKLLSAYPDYELLVSGHTALAGTAEARQVLSEQRAAAVANYLVELGVREQHHVFTRGFGAEKPIAPNTTEANRARNRRVEITVLEK
- a CDS encoding redoxin domain-containing protein, with product MENLIGTKIIDFTLPAYCKGKFTTVSSQSLLGNWAVFMFYPADFTFVCPTELADLGKLYSEFQEIGCRVFSVSTDSEFVHKAWADASATISTLPYEMIADKAGVFAASLGILVPETWVALRGSFVVDPDGIIKAYEVHDNSIGRDASELLRKVQAAQFTAAHGDQVCPAKWHPGENTLYPSIDLVGKI
- a CDS encoding type II toxin-antitoxin system PemK/MazF family toxin, which codes for MVITGFIPEKGDLVWLEFNPQAGHEQQGHSPAMCVSQKLYNQKTGLALFCPITSHVKGYPFEVVLNDHSIKGCILSDQIKNLDYVQRKCSFIEKASEDEINSVIDNIKLMME
- a CDS encoding InlB B-repeat-containing protein yields the protein MTRTFTSLLRALVLLISAVVMAGCPQGNQNNKPGVKSQAYKVTLTKSGHGTVTAVPALPTDGMVAKDTLITFTAKPDEDFVVDRWTLSTGGFEAGTGTDSSAVAKIKVTAAVTVTVNFKSKPEGTVKYTVEHWQQNITGTDYTKVAEEIKYGKPGENTQAEAQTYEDFNAKLPIVQHIIDGNSTTIVQVYYDRKELNNTNPELDESKRKVLIEEAKIIILEAEYRLNTYWSGLTDEVRNQCQHIMTEISRYKWQLESIVRETNPATAEIRTSIGNLKQKIAEFDAALKDNQTYQTALAIEKAKTQLDIARLKIEKTQLELANIKFAEEKSGKTIDASLKNAVTAAVTALQNATEDLNKAVTASKPQQSEVENKMAVLRDKIAELTVAIKPLQIAIADLGKEFLAGVPVFVKEDGITVEMKNGESITYTDLKVLKNLYPDTTLNTENVAVHVDALTPALVNDFFKNFTHLNIDISKEVQVTSNDTQDPDADGNVQYFKASDLSEVTEKINFVDNSSGSMNPFKTFQFENIKGNIVIADTFSGFDHRELEAFVTDSYTLYNGTVIPRTKTWVTFSQLTKLIRWLKKYEFFNNKVRFGDMLVVNKRDGDQGVLNCLDTMINENIERFELKNTPGEEYSIKFAGHNSIRCYMILRGYRPNPEITVPQLLQISKRCRGGMSLRFNIKNLNCKKLSADDLKDLTFEGAWFSGHFEGEDTDLSEISFRRASSNAAGVVSFTGVLPKNQAGALYGYLIIRDAEIPDFSDQEDFISDWGDDPVVIEARKGIACLPSRIENLIVHNLKGLDKIAKGLTKKKISELYINGEFTFGYNYTTIGELLTIGDRYAHFYAGMYIGSEEAYKEFDRLYTFRHLGYWYEEDNTSRFVCFTDKNNHIIKGPYARKSDKIKKNDHGKWEYIEDGELIPVPLGNYKQDEDGFFEEK